The proteins below are encoded in one region of Triticum aestivum cultivar Chinese Spring chromosome 1B, IWGSC CS RefSeq v2.1, whole genome shotgun sequence:
- the LOC123098500 gene encoding uncharacterized protein yields MDQDDGLHHPAVDLVASDPACPTPTSRTSLQKFLSATLFDESGVCMLHIARHFNGIGLASKLSNETLAHRKKLMAAELLQLDGNLATFPSAKAIFDGHHNE; encoded by the exons ATGGATCAAGATGATGGTCTGCATCACCCCGCCGTCGACCTTGTCGCCAGTGACCCCGCCTGCCCGACCCCAACATCCAGGACCTCTCTTCAGAAA TTTCTCTCCGCCACATTGTTTGACGAGAGCGGTGTCTGTATGCTTCACATCGCTCGTCACTTCAATGGCATCGGACTTGCTTCTAAGCTTTCCAAT GAAACACTTGCTCATCGGAAGAAACTCATGGCGGCCGAGTTACTGCAGCTAGATGGCAACCTCGCCACCTTCCCATCAGCAAAAGCAATATTTGATGGCCACCATAATGAATGA